Proteins co-encoded in one Juglans regia cultivar Chandler chromosome 16, Walnut 2.0, whole genome shotgun sequence genomic window:
- the LOC109009211 gene encoding putative NAC domain-containing protein 94 — translation MDVRSTDAEHKVDEILLPGFRFHPTDEELVGFYLKRKIQQRHLPIELIKQLDIYKYDPWDLPKLGTAGEKEWYFFCPRDRKYRNSARPNRVTGAGFWKATGTDRPIYSSQGSKCIGLKKSLVFYRGRAAKGIKTDWMMHEFRLPSLTDSLPSKRFVDKSIPANDSWAICRIFKKTNSTTQRTFSQYSWVSPVLPETNYSQLFSSENMSLLSTSKTSTCSAVDQFPINNDMAAFSPLGFPSYQSLNQNIVDKPPQLPVLSTGEHHPSFLFSPLETSVPAKCSLDMLLNMPPSMFGDSGNKLAGIESIVDDYGTGPQEHCNGFSINLLQDMQGGKVDESGGDEHHDNVSMKFNPNTDDQWETVMKSIGFPFSLPLNSSSTINAWKPNLAMWDSSPCPSEMSTRFSTTKSYT, via the exons ATGGATGTGAGGAGTACTGACGCTGAACATAAAGTAGACGAAATCTTGCTTCCGGGGTTTCGATTCCATCCAACTGACGAGGAGCTTGTTGGGTTTTATCTGAAGAGAAAGATTCAGCAGCGGCATCTCCCCATCGAGCTCATCAAGCAGCTCGATATCTATAAATATGATCCTTGGGATCTTCCAA AGTTGGGGACTGCTGGGGAAAAAGAGTGGTATTTCTTCTGCCCTAGGGACAGGAAATACAGAAACAGTGCGCGGCCTAACCGTGTAACCGGAGCTGGGTTTTGGAAAGCCACGGGAACTGACCGCCCGATCTACTCTTCCCAAGGTTCCAAGTGCATTGGCTTGAAGAAATCGCTTGTTTTCTACAGAGGTAGAGCCGCCAAAGGAATCAAAACTGACTGGATGATGCATGAGTTCCGGTTACCTTCACTCACCGATTCATTACCATCAAAGAGATTCGTGGACAAGAGCATTCCTGCCAAT GATTCGTGGGCAATATGCAGGATATTCAAGAAAACTAACTCCACAACCCAGAGAACTTTCTCACAGTACTCTTGGGTCTCTCCAGTACTACCGGAAACTAATTACAGTCAATTATTCAGTTCGGAGAACATGTCATTATTAAGTACATCAAAAACCAGTACTTGTTCGGCCGTTGATCAGTTCCCTATCAACAATGATATGGCTGCATTTTCTCCCCTAGGTTTTCCATCCTACCAGTCATTGAACCAGAATATAGTAGATAAACCTCCTCAACTGCCCGTACTCTCAACTGGAGAACACCACCCTAGCTTCCTTTTTTCTCCTCTAGAAACTTCAGTACCGGCAAAATGCAGCTTGGACATGCTGTTAAACATGCCGCCTTCAATGTTTGGTGATTCTGGGAACAAGCTGGCCGGCATTGAGAGCATAGTCGACGACTACGGTACCGGCCCACAAGAACATTGCAATGGCTTCTCTATCAATTTACTTCAAGACATGCAAGGTGGGAAGGTTGATGAATCAGGAGGTGATGAGCATCATGACAATGTTTCAATGAAGTTTAATCCTAATACCGATGACCAGTGGGAGACAGTCATGAAGTCCATCGGATTTCCATTCAGTTTGCCTTTGAATAGTAGTAGCACTATTAATGCTTGGAAGCCGAACTTGGCCATGTGGGATTCTTCACCATGTCCTAGTGAAATGTCCACACGTTTTTCTACAACCAAGAGCTATAcctaa